A stretch of DNA from Malus sylvestris chromosome 9, drMalSylv7.2, whole genome shotgun sequence:
AGCCACATCAACCTCCCAGCAAGCATTTTCATTTCCTTCTCATATTCCTCAATGATATTGCTGCAAGAACAAaacaagagaaaataaaaatcaaaacatTGTATAATACATAACTAACAAAGATGATATTAAGAAGATTTAGTCTCTTTGGGACTGCATCTCTAGAGTGCACATGCACTCATAACCGTTTTTgcttaaagttttttttattaaaaatgggatgaaatatttacataaaaatgaataattaaaaaaaaaatcaaagtccTTTATGAAACAACACTTAGACGTGCGTTCTGAAGAAGCATTCAGAAAGTGCCTTTACGagccacaattttttttaaatttttatttttttgtcatagCAGTAACTAAACAATTTTATTTGTCAAAAGAACACTTATAGGCTTTTAGCTCTTTCAAAACTCCTAGTCTCAAAGAGGCCATGTTGGATATTCTCACGCACCAAATCTTCTTAGTGGGTCCATAGCTCTCATCACTGTAATCTTTTGCAACTTGCATTATGGTACAGAAAAATGGGCATTTTGCCTACATGGCCATATAGTATTCTCCACCCAaaagaagaacccaaaaaaaacaaatgaagcATATATATTACTACTGATGTTATTGAATTAATGTGATTAATACCAGAATTTGTCGTAATCTTGGGGCCAAAGTTGGCGAAAATGGTCAACTGGTGAGCCAACAATAGTGAAACCCTCCGACCACATGAGCTtcttaaaaaaagaagatatcCGAGCAAAACCATAGCCGGAAATGCCATCTGGCGATCGGGCAGCTTTGAGCTTCTGCTGGACTGTTAGAGAGAAAAGGCTTTTGCCTGCGGATTCAATGTCATCAAGAAGCTTCTGTTGGATGCCATGGTTAGTGACTTGGAAGACTCCCCAAGTCTTACATGCATGGCCTGTGAGCTTAAGAGCATTGGTGTCAGAGAGATCGATGACCGGAACAGAATCGTCTGCCCCAAATGAGGTTAGGAAAGATGGGTAGTGATCATCATTGTTTGTCCATGCATAGGAGTCTGGCAATTCATGTAATGAGTTGAAATCTGGGTGTTTGAGTTGGAGGTTGACAGGGTGGGATTTGAAGGCATCAGAAAGTTTTAAATGCATATTGATAAGTAGAGTTTTTGTGTTCaactggagagagagagatgggggctgtgttttgtgtggttagaaGAAAATTAAGGGCGTTCTGAAGATTTTGGAGATAGGGTTAGAAACAAGTATAATGGTGGTAGTACTTGTTGCTTGAAAACATAGAATGATGATATAAAAGAAAGATAAGGTTTAGTGAATATATATAGAGATGGCGGACAAGATAGTGACATGTTGCCCAAGCCCTCCACCCCAAAACAGAGtgatatggttttttttttttttttttttttttttgttcaaaccaTATATTTATTAAATTAGATATTAGATTAGGGAGGCGATTACCATGATGCAAGGATAACGCTGCTCTTCATCACTGGGGTAGAGGGCCACTCGCAATAGAGTGGTATGTTTGGAAAGCTAAAaccaaaatataatttcatGTGCTTAGAAGTTTCAAGAAAATTACTACatgtatttcttctttttattaatttttatttgaagagTTCACGCATTTATTTGTAGAATACAGGGCTAACTATATTTTACACCTTCAAAGTTTGAGGTGATTTTTAAATTGAACCATgaggttttaattttctcatattACCCTCTAAGATTTTGAAATTATAGCAATTTACACCTTTCCTATATTTGAACATCTAGTTATGCATTAAACTGATGAGTTTTTTAGGTTATGTGGTGCAAATATAGCGTACATGTTAACCCAGTTAAGGGTTTTATGTTCATCATGTCATCAATTTAATGAAGATTCAAATAATTTATGAGTCAAAGGTATAAATTGATACAATTTCAAAACTTTAAGAGGCAATATGAGCAAATTGAAACCTCGTGATCCATTTTGAaaatcatcccaaacataaaggGTGGGAAATATAGTTAGCCCTAAGATATAAATATCATCACTCTATCAACAACTAGTTTGGTGGGTTACGTGCTTCAAATATGCCCTTGTACCAACAAAGCTATTGATATGTTTCTGGAAAATTAAACAAGTTCACGCATTGTCTTAATTAGTTCCTTTATCTCTCTTTTTTTGGGTAGAAAGCTCATCTATCTCTTTAGTACGTAATTGTTTGGTTAGTGTTTAATTGCGTCTCTCTTTAGTAATTAATTGCCCTTCCCATATGAATTAATAAGTGGAATCAATCAAGTTATCTATTagtttgtgttttcttttccatttctcTTTCAAACTTTTATGTTAATCTTTATCCTTCAGTAAAGTAATGTGTCCCAGTTGAGAGAGATATGACAAGTTGAGTGTGTGAAGACAGATTCTACTGTGCAATTAGGAATATActattttgttttcatattatttttatatatcatCACGGACGtgaaatataattttatatatatatataattagctAGAGAAATATAGTGTGGTGAAGAGGGTGTTCGTTTTGTATCAAGGTTTCATTGTTAGCTGAGTAGTGAGGAAGGGGACAAAAATGTATATAAAGGAGAGGGTAAGGTATGTCCATTGGACAGGGGAAAgaacaaaaatgaaaaggaCCATGTTGTCTTTACAATAAGGGAACTGAGAGGCATAGTACCCTCTCAAACCAAAGAAGTTTTGAGGAGAAGAGGGGACACTTCCACTCTCCATGTGCCCTTGTCTTGTCCTCAATTAGAAAAACATCTTAATCAACACACCTCCTCCTCTCAATCTTAGTCCTAATCTCCTTTCACAACAGAACAACCCCATTATACATGACCAAATTGCCCCTTTTTGACAGTGATGAAGCTTCTCTAAAGTCCATGGAACCAACAGGTTTTCGTTTTAGAGTTCTCTTGTCATTAAGGCATCCATATATATAACTATATATGCAAGAAGACAATTAGTAGTGTACACGGTTTCTCTACTACATTTAACAGTTTCCGCAATGAAGGACACTTGGTCGTGCAAAGAGAAATTCCGTTGCATAAGAAATTAGGCGACAAAATCTTCGTTGTGCAGCAATCGTCGCGCAAAGGTCATGAAAAAAGACACTGCGTGACGAAATTATGAAATTCGTCACTCAACAAAGGACTGTGCGATGAAATAAAGGTTCGTCAGGGTCCTGGCCTTGTTCCGGGTGGAAGGGTTTGGAGGTGAACGGGATAACACCTGGTGGGAGACGGATGCTAAACAAACTGGGAGCCTGTACGATCAGCGACATCTGACACTTGGTGGGAATCATACGGAAGGGAAAAATCTTGGCTACGGACTTTTACCACTTGTAGCAGACTCTGTCAAGTTGAAATTTTcataataaaattttgtaaCACATGTTACGCTTTAATTGAATAATGCATCCCTTTTCAATTTTCCTCTCCAACGAGAAGGGTGATTATGTCTGCCAAATACAATCAAGGGTGGAAaatggaaattaaattaattctCCATTGCTATCACTTGTATCATTGGTCATTTCCAAGAAAAGTAGTAAAGGCTCTTTTGGTTTTACATTGGCAGTTTGTTTGCCCCAAATGACTCCAATGAGCTCCTAAGGTCCAACGCTAACAAACATATTTgggggtttttcaaaacaaacgTTTAATGGgtctttttgttttggtttcaaATCACTCGTCCCTTGGTTTATAGTTTAGGGTGGTGATCTTCACACTCAATTTTACTTATCACGCACTCCTTTCAATATTCAGTTGtcgaatcaaatgaattgaaaatgatcaatgtacaaaaattaacaaagatatgtgaaatgtaaaaaataaaaaaaataaaaagtgtgtGAATATTATAGCCTACGGTTTACACTTTAATTTTTCCATGGCAAGTTGGGAAAGTTCTTGTTTCTCTTTCTGttcctttttttatatttatttatttatttttgtggttGTTATTGAGGCACAATAGAAATCGAGATCTTTTTATTATGATGCCATATGAGTCATGCATCCCAACCCTATCTTTTGCCATCTCTAATGTCTCATGAGAGATGAACATAAATATCATGCATGGGACATGTGCTCGTGAGTtcaccaccacatgcatatatAAACTCATTCTGCATGCATGTGCAGATCTCGTGCTACAAACATGGCAAGGTCGGGTCGTTATACGCGACGGTCACCAAAAATAATTGATTCAGAAAGATTCAATAATAAATATTACTAGAGAAACTTCCTCCAGTTGTTTTAGAAGTTGGAGAGGGTTCAAAATTcaatttatttcttcttttatatgtgtgtgtgtatagataGATATGTCAACGGTTAGGAGTAAGATTCTATTCCCTCCTATTTGTATCCCCTTATACTTtctcttttttatctttttctttccataaaacaaaacaagaaattaaCGTGACTTAATTCTAAGgaaacactactacaaaatagaGCTTTTATGACACTTATAAAAATTTTTaatgacatttttttattaaaaacgtTATTAAAATAAATCGATGACGCAACTAAAAAAACCAACGGGAAAGATTTATAAACGCAACTAAAATAAAAGACTGGTATGCGAATTCATCAAAACTTCCCAACCCTCACGACTCATTTGCTCCACTACCCAACCCACTCCCAGTCTCCCAGTCCCAGGCCAACTCCCAGATAGAGAATGAAATATCAACCCTCACGACTCATGGCGGAAGACTCCCTGTCTTTCTATCTCTccctgtctttctctctctgggaCGCCCAGagtcttcatcacagagtcttcaTCACGAACACTCACTGTctttctatctctccctctctttctctctctctctgggacGCCCAGCCTTCATCAACCAGATTGATTGTCTTCCCCAAATTTCACTCAAAACCTAATTGTGTAAGGTAAGTTTGTTGGAATGGTTATGGGTTTTctagaaaataatttatatattaatctCTTTTGTGAAGTTGTATGGATTATTTGGAGCTATGTGGCTGGACAGATTTTAGTTTAGCCTTGTCATTTGCTAAAGTAGTTGTTGTACAAATTGTAGTTGAGATTgattatttgatttgatttggttaGTCATTGCCATGAtcgttgttttttgttttttttttttttaataactttgTCATCCCCTTAATACCAATTCTGAATTAGATTAACTATTACTTTtatcttcttgttttttttttaatctttagaTTGTGTGTTCTTGTGGGAGTTGGTGCTTATAGCACACCACATGTTTGATAAAACTCCTCATAAGCTCTGTTTATGGTCTTATGTGACATATGAACTGGACATAATAACTCGTGTTGGCTAATAGCAGTATGGTGTCTATCAATGCATTCAATTGTTTGTAGGTAGACAGACACACATATCTAACCCACAAGTGCACATTGGATAAATGAGCTTTATGTTCAGTTTGTCTTGAATTCACTCTCGTCTATTTATACGCtgctatacacacacacatatgtacatgcaAATCTATGTGCACACACACAATACGTGACCTTTGGCTTGCATTTACTATAGCTGTAAATAATTCAAGAAGTAATaaattcttttttatctttagcctgcatttacacacacatacgTACTTGACCTTTGGCTtgcatttacaatctgttttagaTGGATAAATCTTGGATGTCTATGGATAGAAGATCACAAATGTATTCTGAAGGGGTTGAAAACTTTTTGAATTATGCGATGCTTCACGCTACTGATATTAACTACATACGTTGTCCGTGCCTAAAATGTGGTAACATTAAATCAAGGACGGTTAAAGAGATAAGAGAGGATCTCTTTTTCAATGGTATAGATCAAAGTTATTGTACATGGTATTGGCATGGAGAAGCTGTTCCAGATAGTAAGAATGAGAAAATGAGTAATCGGGAAGAAATAGTTGAAGATAACATTATCGGGATGGTGGAAGCAGCTTATGATCATTTTGCGTCAAATCCTAAACAATTTGAGAAGTTGTTAGAGGATGCAGAGAAGCCTGTATACCCTGGTTCAAACTTCACAAAGTTATCAACCTTGGTCAGATTGTACAATATAAAAGCAAAGAATGGGTGTAGTGATAAACTATTTGCAGATTTACTAGAATTTTTAGGAGTTTTGCTCCCACAGAAGAATGAAATACCCCCCTCTGTGTATGAAGcaaaaaaaacattgttttctCTCGGAATTGAGTACGAAAAAATACATGCATGCCCCAATGATTGCATCCTATACAGGAAAGAGCATTTAGATGCAATTGCATGTCCTACATGTGGTTTTTCTAGATGGAAGGTTAACAAAAGTTCTAGGGAGCCTAGTAAGGGGGTACCTGCAAAGGTACTATGGTATTTTCCCCCTATTCCAAGATTTCAAAGAATGTTTTATAATAGAAAGACAGCAAAGAATTTGATATGGCATGCCCAAGATAGAGAAGTTGATGGTAAGTTGCGTCATCCGGCTGACTCTCCCTCATGGAAGCTTGTTGACCACATGTGGCCAGAATTTGGTGATGACCCAAGAAATCTCCAACTAGCAATTTCAACAGATGGGATTAATCCCCATAGTGCTTTAAGCAGTAGATATAGTTGTTGGCCAGTGATTATGGTCACTTACAACCTTCCACCATGGTTATGCATGAAGCGAAAATTTATGATGTTAACACTGTTAATATCCGGCCCTAAGCAACCAGGTAATGATATTGACGTTTATATGGCACCACTTATTGATGACTTAAAAACTCTATGGGAGATTGGTGTTGAAACTTATGATGCATACAATAAGGAGAACTTTATGTTAAGGGCTGTGTTATTATGGACCATCAATGACTTTCCTGCTTATGGAAACTTATGTGGGTGTAGTGTGAAAGGATACTCTGGATGCCCTATATGTGGTGATAGAACATCTTCTAAATGGCTAAAGTTAGGGAGAAAGGTAATCTTTACTGGTCATAGAAGATTCCTACCACAAAATCATCATTACcgacaacaaaaaaaaccatttgATGGTACTCAAGAGTTTGGGTTAGCTCCATCTCCGTTGAGCGGGGAAGAAATATTGCATGAAGTTGAAGGAATCAAAATATCATGGGGTAAGAAGAATGTAAATCTCCTTGGAAAAAGGAAGGTGAGGAGTGGAACAAAGGCAAAAGTAATTGATAAAAAGGCTGATGCTCAAACTCGTTGGAAAAAGAAGTCAATCTTCTTTGATTTACCATATTGGAAGTCACTCCATGTTCGACATTGTTTAGATGTTATGCACATTGAGAAAAATGTTTGTGAGAGTATCTATGGTACATTACTTAACATTCCTGGAAAAACAAAGGATGGCGTCGCAGCCCGGAATGATCTAATTGCTTTGGGTCTACGTACGGATTTGGCACCAAAACATGGAAATAACAAAACATTTCTTCCCCCAGCACCTTATACATTATCTAAGGCTGAGAAGATTTCAGTTTGCAAAGCATTGTCCGAACTCAAGGTCCCATCAGGATATTCTTCAAATTTCAGAAACCTTGTGTCAATGGAGGAGCTGAAACTGTTTAATCTTAAATCTCATGATTGTCATATACTTATGCAGCAACTACTTCCTGTGGCACTTCGTGCAGTACTGCCAAAGCATGTAAGATATGCTATCACCAGATTTTGTCTATTCTTTAGTCACTTATGCAGCAAAACAGTTGATGTTTTAAGGTTAGATGAAATACAAAGTGAGTTGGTGATTACTTTGTGCTTGCTTGAAAAGATTTTTCCACCTTCGTTTTTTGATATAATGGTCCATCTCACAGTGCACTTGGTTAGGGAAGTTCGCTTATGTGGCCCGGTTTATTTTCGTTGGATGTACCCTTTTGAAAGGTACATGAAAATATTAAAGGGTTATGTGAGAAATAAATATCGTCCAGAGGGTTGTATGGTTGAATGTTATATTGCAGAAGAAGCTATAGAGGTTTGTAGCGAGTATTTATCAGGGGTAGACCCAATTGGAATTCCGTTGAAGATTCGTTCACATCATAAAGATGTTGGCCATCCATTATCGGCTGGAAAATTTTTGAAGGCGGATAAAAAGTATTGGCAGCAAGCACATCACTATGTTTTGGATAACACACTTGAAGTGGAACCTTATATCAAGTAAGTTCAACCACTCATACTCATTTATATAGTTTAACTTAGCATTATTTTTTCATTTACTTACAACATTTCCTATCCTTTTGACCAACTCAATGTTAATTATCAGGGAGCATAAGAAATCCTTGATTAAGGAGCAccccaaaaaatcaaaaaatttgAAGTGGCTTCAGGATGAACATAATCGAACTTTCATTTATTGGCTGCAAAAAAAGGTATTAAACTCGCATTGTACTTATGTACTAACAGTTTTGTTTATGAACTCAAACTAATTATGCAAACATATGCAGGTTGAGGATGAGCTTAATGTCCCTAATAATCACATATCCGAAACCTTGAGATGGATAGCACATGGCCCTCGAGATGAAGTAACAAAATATTCTGGATATTCCGTTAATGGTTGTAATTTTCACACTAAGTCTCGTGATGATTCACAAGTTACTCAAAATAGTGGAGTAAGCTTAGTGGCCAATACGATGCAAATTTCAAGCGCTAAGGATAAGAATCCTATTATCGTAGATATGACTTTTTATGGGGTGATTCAAGAGATATGGGAACTTAATTATAAC
This window harbors:
- the LOC126633878 gene encoding uncharacterized protein LOC126633878 yields the protein MYSEGVENFLNYAMLHATDINYIRCPCLKCGNIKSRTVKEIREDLFFNGIDQSYCTWYWHGEAVPDSKNEKMSNREEIVEDNIIGMVEAAYDHFASNPKQFEKLLEDAEKPVYPGSNFTKLSTLVRLYNIKAKNGCSDKLFADLLEFLGVLLPQKNEIPPSVYEAKKTLFSLGIEYEKIHACPNDCILYRKEHLDAIACPTCGFSRWKVNKSSREPSKGVPAKVLWYFPPIPRFQRMFYNRKTAKNLIWHAQDREVDGKLRHPADSPSWKLVDHMWPEFGDDPRNLQLAISTDGINPHSALSSRYSCWPVIMVTYNLPPWLCMKRKFMMLTLLISGPKQPGNDIDVYMAPLIDDLKTLWEIGVETYDAYNKENFMLRAVLLWTINDFPAYGNLCGCSVKGYSGCPICGDRTSSKWLKLGRKVIFTGHRRFLPQNHHYRQQKKPFDGTQEFGLAPSPLSGEEILHEVEGIKISWGKKNVNLLGKRKVRSGTKAKVIDKKADAQTRWKKKSIFFDLPYWKSLHVRHCLDVMHIEKNVCESIYGTLLNIPGKTKDGVAARNDLIALGLRTDLAPKHGNNKTFLPPAPYTLSKAEKISVCKALSELKVPSGYSSNFRNLVSMEELKLFNLKSHDCHILMQQLLPVALRAVLPKHVRYAITRFCLFFSHLCSKTVDVLRLDEIQSELVITLCLLEKIFPPSFFDIMVHLTVHLVREVRLCGPVYFRWMYPFERYMKILKGYVRNKYRPEGCMVECYIAEEAIEVCSEYLSGVDPIGIPLKIRSHHKDVGHPLSAGKFLKADKKYWQQAHHYVLDNTLEVEPYIKEHKKSLIKEHPKKSKNLKWLQDEHNRTFIYWLQKKVEDELNVPNNHISETLRWIAHGPRDEVTKYSGYSVNGCNFHTKSRDDSQVTQNSGVSLVANTMQISSAKDKNPIIVDMTFYGVIQEIWELNYNAFTRVVFKCDWVENKSGIRLEEFGIKLIDLNKIGHKSDSFVLATQVKQIFYIADPEDSRWSVVLPGPQYDWLHDDELGDTIIECECLTTKLPPVESFDVLTEESDDIYMRDDCEGIWVENT